Sequence from the Argonema galeatum A003/A1 genome:
CCAACTCCCGTCTGTGTATGTCATCGGCAGTTGCAGGCTATATTCAAAGTTTTGGCTCTGATGGGCCGCCCTGTTGTTACGACGATTTGGAACTGACAGATTGTGCTTTTTTAATCGGCACCAACACTGCTGAATGTCACCCAATTATCTTTAATCGACTGCGGAAACACCACAAAAAGAATAACGGCAAAGTCAAAATGATTGTGGTCGATCCGCGTCGGACTGCCACTGCTGAGGCAGCTGACCTGCATCTGGCAATCAAACCAGGTACGGACATCGATCTAATGAATGGCATGGCCCATCTGCTGATGCGCTGGGGTTATATTAATACGGTGTTTATTGACGAATGCACCAGCGGTTTTCCCGCCTATGCCGATGTAATTCGTCACTATCCGCCAGAGTTAGTAGCCCGGAAGTGCGGCATCAGAGTTAATGACTTGGAAACAGCAGCGCGTTACTGGGGTGAGTCCCAGCGAGTTCTGTCTATGTGGTCGATGGGGGTCAATCAATCCTCGGAAGGAACAGCGAAAGTCCGCACGATTATTAACCTGCACCTGATGACAGGTCAAATTGGCACGCCGGGAGCGGGGCCATTTTCCCTCACAGGTCAGCCGAATGCAATGGGGGGAAGAGAAGCTGGCGGTTTGGCCCACCTGCTACCGGGCTACCGCAGTGTGAAAAATGCCCAACATAGATCAGAAGTAGAAAAGTTTTGGGGACTGCCGGAAGGACGGATTTCGCCTACTGCGGGTCTTTCAGCGTGGGAGATGATTACCAGTTTAGAGGCTGGTGAAGTAGGCTTTTATTGGGTTGCAGCTACTAATCCAGCTGTGAGTATGCCGGATTTGGAACGCACGAAGAAGGCTTTGTTGCGATCGCCTTTTACAGTCTCTCAAGACGCTTACTACCCCACGGAAATGGCCGATTACTCTCACGTTCTCCTCCCAGCTGCCCAGTGGAGCGAAAAAACTGGCATTATGACTAATTCCGAACGGCGGGTGACTCTGTGTTCGGCGTTTCGCAATGCACCGGGAGAAGCAAGGGCAGATTGGGAAATCTTTGCTGAGGTGGGACGCCGTTTGGGCTTCGCAGAACAGTTTAAATTTACTAACTCCGCTGAAGTTTATGCAGAGTTTGTGCAACTGACTCGTGGGCGTCCCTGCGATATGACTGGGATAAGCCACGAGAGGCTGACAACTGAAGGCCCTCAGCAGTGGCCTTGTCCCGATGGCTTATCGGGTAATGAGTCTAGCTCATTCGGCGAAGCTATTGAAGGTGTTGGAGTTTTAGGTGTT
This genomic interval carries:
- a CDS encoding molybdopterin oxidoreductase family protein, encoding MTDSSKTLCPYCGVGCGLEVSPPAVAGKPVNRDSQGYPMWKVQGDRAHPSSQGMVCVKGATIAESLNKDRLLYPMMRESLDRPFRRVTWDEALNAIVNRIQTVRFTQGPEAVCIYGSGQFQTEDYYIAQKLMKGCLGINNFDANSRLCMSSAVAGYIQSFGSDGPPCCYDDLELTDCAFLIGTNTAECHPIIFNRLRKHHKKNNGKVKMIVVDPRRTATAEAADLHLAIKPGTDIDLMNGMAHLLMRWGYINTVFIDECTSGFPAYADVIRHYPPELVARKCGIRVNDLETAARYWGESQRVLSMWSMGVNQSSEGTAKVRTIINLHLMTGQIGTPGAGPFSLTGQPNAMGGREAGGLAHLLPGYRSVKNAQHRSEVEKFWGLPEGRISPTAGLSAWEMITSLEAGEVGFYWVAATNPAVSMPDLERTKKALLRSPFTVSQDAYYPTEMADYSHVLLPAAQWSEKTGIMTNSERRVTLCSAFRNAPGEARADWEIFAEVGRRLGFAEQFKFTNSAEVYAEFVQLTRGRPCDMTGISHERLTTEGPQQWPCPDGLSGNESSSFGEAIEGVGVLGVGETHEIQPQKAKPKTQETSSRLYTDLSFHTPDGRARFGAYHSRGLAEPPDPDYPFVLTNGRLYGHWHTQSRTGRIEKIRQMHPNPFIEIHPRDAGKLGIEDESWVEVRSRRGMARFPAKVTQAIAPGTVFVPMHWGALWADRAEANALTHPEACPDSLEPELKACAVQLVPITADRAATDTLLQTPKSSILSASPSL